The following are from one region of the Patescibacteria group bacterium genome:
- the queA gene encoding tRNA preQ1(34) S-adenosylmethionine ribosyltransferase-isomerase QueA: MPNTFRQAPKSFVRIVKQYDYTLPKELIAQTPARPRDSSRLLVYDRKTKHVQFDTFRNLGKYLPKNAMLVFNETKVIPARLTLTRKTGGKVRVLYVGTAGKNIRVLADRLLSLPAKRGQPSQAGAAEQLTLAKQLSFTVIRHAKGEYILKPSFPVTKLFTVLEKFGSTPLPPYLKHSPLTEAQRKKEYQAIFAKRSGSVAAPTASLHFTKRLLADLKRQGIGMEYVTLHVNLGTFAPLTPEKLKTKKLHAETFAISPTVAQALNKAKLQNRPIIAVGTTVARALESSVRNGKLKAGNDETRLFIQPGYKCQMVNGLITNFHVPQSSLLMLVASLTGRSELMRIYQQAIRKKLRFFSFGDGMLVK, from the coding sequence ATGCCTAACACATTTCGTCAAGCCCCAAAGAGCTTTGTACGTATTGTGAAGCAGTACGACTATACACTCCCCAAGGAGCTGATTGCCCAAACCCCAGCGCGGCCACGGGACAGCAGCCGGCTTTTGGTGTACGACCGGAAAACCAAGCATGTACAATTTGACACTTTTCGAAATCTTGGAAAATACCTGCCAAAGAATGCCATGCTCGTTTTCAATGAAACGAAAGTCATTCCCGCCCGGCTGACCCTCACGCGAAAAACCGGAGGCAAAGTTCGCGTGCTCTACGTTGGCACAGCTGGAAAAAATATACGCGTGCTGGCTGATCGGCTGCTGTCCCTGCCCGCCAAGCGAGGTCAGCCGAGCCAGGCGGGTGCTGCCGAACAATTGACCCTGGCGAAACAACTCTCCTTCACGGTGATTCGACATGCGAAAGGTGAGTACATCCTCAAACCGTCGTTTCCAGTTACCAAACTCTTTACGGTTTTGGAAAAATTCGGCAGCACGCCGCTACCGCCGTACCTGAAGCACTCACCGTTAACTGAAGCTCAGCGTAAGAAAGAATACCAAGCAATCTTTGCCAAACGTAGCGGCTCCGTGGCCGCGCCCACGGCGTCATTACACTTTACCAAACGTTTGCTCGCTGATCTGAAGCGACAAGGGATTGGCATGGAATACGTAACGCTCCACGTGAATCTTGGCACCTTTGCCCCGCTGACGCCGGAAAAACTCAAAACCAAAAAACTCCATGCAGAAACTTTTGCCATTTCGCCTACTGTTGCTCAGGCGCTGAACAAAGCAAAGCTGCAAAACCGTCCAATCATTGCCGTGGGCACCACCGTTGCCCGAGCCCTAGAGTCTTCTGTCAGAAATGGCAAACTCAAGGCAGGAAATGACGAAACCCGCCTCTTCATTCAACCAGGCTACAAATGCCAAATGGTGAATGGACTCATAACGAACTTCCACGTTCCGCAGTCTAGCTTGCTCATGCTGGTTGCTAGCCTGACCGGGCGATCAGAACTCATGAGAATCTACCAGCAGGCAATCCGCAAGAAGCTGCGTTTCTTCTCCTTTGGGGACGGAATGTTGGTGAAATAG
- a CDS encoding fibronectin type III domain-containing protein, giving the protein MSIPLKTRSFHKRTSNNTTLTFVGFLQKTRGYATKIVSSIRNSRPQVTKAQISIQEHHRRYTVAAVVVLGALGMIFAVRSILAVAETRVVSSQADWEAGEFWNNTLDTATTPGSLTIKSGGVGTWDASTPGFPENLRGNYGLASEPADIGTDLTTDGSYVYMIVGGRQPDFFRYNPDTNTWKQLADAPTPFLYSSAITYYDGAIYAINGNDGLSTTDATGAFFKYDIYTDTWSTLSNAPDVWGSTSAQGGADIESGNNGKLYAVQGGGQSGFFIYDTQTNAWSSGTSVPDPVNATTSHPLIFSDTAFTIGSDTYCTTGCIYSVLGSNRFFFRYDLALEQWFTNFQNFPSYTGTGNIAAGSAMAFDNTNDDIYVFNGGNTEFVKYDVNTISGSGGTWDANAAATENTQRATAAGASMIYLNGYVYATLGGVPEFVRYDVGTPKWDAIITQAATSTTGDNLIAYVPNGADCSDASGCLFVAQANAAAPIRRYLIGARTWAASVSSTPAALSTGSAMCYDGSGNLFIVRGGGSTNTQVYNFPINAALDQAFSTLTAPAAAGAGADIACTADNRFYLLHGNGGVLFSYYDGQALPSPTFAAENAINANGEPYLNVSYGAALASNRTDVADATDVYALIGNGRGVLLKFNIAGDTWDELTNMPTAPGTNVAGAQYTNTMVYDRTDNLYVFPGKMSKEVWRYDMSGNSWSRAADAPVRLGRSHGVTHGNAAGTMYLMRGENFNGIHKFNFETDAYIPAATWVSAPMDLHYVSSFTSLTSNATLNGNTIDFSTRSSDDGASWSAWASVSGTTIASAANRYIQVKAQLNSAAGDDAPVLDDFTITYEKDSTAPANPTVSAWTSSAKTTTLATPATTFATNPYFEFTPPAQTESPISGYYVAWTSGASCSTFNPSTSEDYFQTGTTYTVNSSVVNGTQYCLRVATKDVAGNVSSAANLFLYTYTGISPAATRQWSSQADFAYTGTTATDVNTNASSGTALQLSAVSNGAWSSEAPLPAAVSNGAAIVGDGNGSLYILRGAGQQTFYHYNINTKVITAKTNYGAAVNTGASAVFVSSGATGCADASGCVFATRGATTTEWRRYDITANTWTAASPGAGSLTVLPLTAANGASLAYNGSDTIYFLGGSTAPSTRFYSYNLGTGVWTQRSDVDQTVGLGGALSYVPTNIGACTAAGGCVYATRGNNTSHFWKGTIASSGAVTWSYTTNIPVWTGDGAAIRRVGSYLYLIRGTASNGFYRFDLSTSTWTSMPTLPTIKGQGSEQGLAYDTATNTLYSLRGYNVEATVLAFDITRNLWKGTAIPHGFSTAGFSTGTMAYDTQTGYVYAGRGVTFSDWWQLNPTTNAWLRKADVPHTLSTGADAEYVNHGTDSYDGVYVLTGNEAQGDNVGFFYRYNPTTDVWTRLANTPGEPTAGADLVWDGTNTIYTAQGGTTAYYKYVISTNTWSTVASTIPVLNGSGSCAVRINVSGTDYIYLTRANSQANIYRFNIGTETWDAAATVESAPAVLVGADACVADGQGNILVPQGTTNTNMYVLDPDGDSNGVWTTRAVPQTYTNGQLVMTTNNVILGNRGTSTSAIDRYIVATASTGYEDFGQWTSEILDFGAGLYGFGGIAVNAAEATNTTMTVETRTCSDAGCAASATDSHWGSWTAVTNTHPVGTVKTSTVASTLARYGQARITFRSDQVATPTIYDVTWSSYTDGTDPTNPVSAGAYTDNGKTVSINPGDWTNDATPYFEWTGSDNAGGIGLEGFYVYFGTDNSCTDPSGAACNASNLAHVSGSHYYAVAGDGVTGSWNAASQSSTALTSGTYYLKIMSRDRNANVTDAAVTGFTFQVDVANPSAPGSIVATPAGYSSLNSFGFTWTAGSDTGGSGINQYCYTTEGPGATETCVSAATLSIANIQAYQARANVFKVRSRDLAGNYSSAYAPVNYYFSGNTPAAPQGLVVTPTSQTDNNTFSFSWGLPSSCLGQTPCDAADILRYCYTLNELPSADTCGYNTAGSATPSPDGGWTTTTQTADRSLAAFSAATKQGTNTFYLIAADAIGNIDYTAVASVDFTFTSTAPGAPGSVQAIDSSDRSTKRYSVTLTWDEPTDKGSGVEQYAIYRCTKESATATNCDGPSTTDEPPTNYSRIATNKTLGYLDLGLDSTKVYAYFLRAVGTGGALSGNSSIVAEQPEGRFTSPPPIVEGPIVAPDSFAAVVTWRTERTASSFVEFGTTVDALSKEQGTATQIDAHEVRVTGLQPKTTYFFRVKSIDIDENIAYSSIGQFTTLEAPRVENVKITDIRLNDAIISWTSTKEATAIIQYGPTTDYGFTYTAASGFSSTHTVKLENLKDSTTYHFRLEGVDRADNPIASDDYNFTTLTFPKILTVSAENKAEGQTEVKWTTNVQTTSEVEYYNENAAPKTQGNSSLVREHSILVFGLEDATEYKFKVRGRDQFGYEAVSGENKFRTLEDTTPPVISEVKSESNTVGSGDAAKIQIIVSWKTNEPTSSQVQYGEGLSGSSYSAETDENAERVRDHLVVIGGLTPAKTYHFRVVSKDKAGNESKSQGYSILTSRARQSFLQIVIGNLEDTFSWLGGVGNLFGG; this is encoded by the coding sequence TTGTCAATTCCGCTAAAAACCCGGTCTTTCCACAAGCGTACCAGCAACAATACAACGTTGACATTCGTGGGGTTTTTACAGAAAACACGAGGGTACGCTACAAAAATTGTTTCAAGCATCAGAAATAGCCGACCACAGGTAACCAAGGCGCAAATCTCGATCCAAGAACATCACCGACGCTATACCGTGGCTGCAGTTGTTGTCCTCGGAGCGCTAGGCATGATCTTTGCGGTTCGCAGCATCCTGGCCGTTGCGGAAACGCGAGTTGTCTCTAGCCAAGCGGATTGGGAAGCGGGAGAATTTTGGAACAACACCCTGGACACTGCAACCACCCCAGGGAGTTTGACCATCAAAAGCGGCGGGGTTGGCACCTGGGATGCCAGCACGCCGGGTTTTCCAGAAAACCTCCGCGGGAACTACGGTCTGGCTTCGGAACCAGCTGACATTGGTACGGACCTGACCACTGATGGTAGTTACGTATACATGATTGTTGGTGGTCGGCAACCTGACTTCTTCCGGTACAACCCAGACACGAACACCTGGAAGCAACTTGCTGATGCGCCCACGCCATTCCTCTATAGCAGCGCCATCACCTACTACGACGGCGCGATTTACGCGATCAACGGAAATGACGGACTTTCTACGACAGACGCAACCGGCGCATTCTTCAAGTACGACATCTACACGGACACGTGGTCCACGCTAAGCAACGCGCCAGATGTATGGGGCTCAACTTCTGCACAGGGTGGCGCGGACATTGAAAGCGGGAACAATGGCAAACTCTACGCAGTCCAAGGCGGTGGGCAATCAGGCTTCTTCATTTACGACACGCAGACAAATGCCTGGTCCAGTGGTACATCCGTGCCAGACCCGGTAAACGCAACCACGTCACACCCCCTAATCTTTTCTGACACTGCATTCACCATCGGGAGTGATACCTACTGCACAACGGGGTGTATCTATAGCGTTCTGGGTAGTAACCGTTTCTTTTTCCGTTACGACCTTGCACTTGAGCAGTGGTTTACAAATTTTCAAAATTTTCCTTCGTACACTGGTACTGGCAACATCGCAGCGGGCAGTGCCATGGCATTCGATAACACGAATGACGACATTTACGTCTTCAACGGCGGGAACACGGAATTCGTGAAATACGATGTGAATACGATTTCTGGCTCGGGTGGCACCTGGGATGCGAATGCCGCCGCGACGGAAAATACCCAACGGGCCACCGCAGCAGGCGCATCCATGATCTACCTCAATGGGTACGTGTACGCAACTCTGGGTGGTGTTCCAGAATTTGTTCGGTACGATGTGGGAACGCCAAAGTGGGACGCAATCATCACGCAAGCTGCAACCAGTACTACGGGTGATAATCTCATCGCTTACGTACCAAACGGAGCAGATTGCAGCGACGCGTCCGGTTGCCTATTCGTGGCGCAAGCAAATGCGGCGGCTCCCATTCGCCGGTACCTGATTGGCGCCCGAACCTGGGCAGCCAGTGTGAGTAGCACGCCTGCTGCGCTTTCAACCGGCTCTGCAATGTGTTACGACGGAAGCGGAAACTTATTCATTGTCCGTGGCGGTGGCAGCACCAATACGCAAGTGTATAACTTCCCCATAAACGCAGCACTGGATCAAGCCTTCAGTACGCTTACTGCTCCTGCCGCTGCTGGCGCTGGCGCAGATATTGCCTGCACTGCTGACAATCGCTTCTACCTGCTCCACGGCAATGGCGGTGTCCTCTTCTCCTACTATGACGGCCAGGCTCTTCCTTCACCGACGTTTGCCGCGGAAAATGCCATTAACGCAAATGGTGAGCCGTACCTGAACGTGTCTTACGGCGCTGCGTTGGCAAGCAATCGGACCGACGTGGCCGACGCCACAGATGTGTACGCGCTCATTGGCAATGGCCGCGGCGTCTTGTTGAAATTCAACATTGCCGGCGACACGTGGGACGAGTTAACCAACATGCCGACAGCGCCAGGCACAAACGTTGCCGGGGCACAGTACACCAATACCATGGTGTACGACCGAACAGATAACCTCTACGTCTTCCCTGGGAAGATGAGTAAAGAAGTCTGGCGCTACGACATGAGCGGTAACTCCTGGTCACGTGCTGCGGATGCGCCGGTTCGGCTGGGTCGCTCCCATGGGGTAACGCATGGGAACGCGGCGGGAACCATGTACCTCATGCGCGGTGAAAACTTCAACGGCATTCACAAATTCAATTTTGAAACGGATGCGTACATCCCCGCCGCCACCTGGGTCTCCGCGCCCATGGATCTGCACTACGTCAGCTCCTTCACGTCACTGACCAGCAACGCCACGTTGAATGGTAATACTATAGATTTCTCAACCCGGTCGTCCGACGACGGCGCCAGCTGGAGCGCCTGGGCGAGCGTGAGCGGCACGACCATTGCCTCGGCTGCTAATCGCTACATCCAGGTGAAAGCGCAGCTGAACTCTGCCGCTGGGGATGACGCACCCGTGCTGGATGACTTCACTATCACCTACGAGAAAGACAGCACGGCGCCTGCAAACCCAACAGTGAGCGCTTGGACCTCCAGCGCAAAGACCACAACCTTAGCTACGCCTGCCACGACGTTTGCCACCAACCCATACTTTGAATTCACTCCACCCGCACAGACTGAGTCACCAATTTCTGGTTACTACGTCGCCTGGACTAGCGGCGCAAGCTGCAGCACATTCAATCCTTCTACCAGCGAAGACTACTTTCAAACCGGCACAACCTATACGGTGAACAGTAGCGTGGTCAATGGGACACAGTACTGTTTGCGCGTTGCTACCAAGGATGTGGCTGGAAATGTGAGTAGTGCTGCGAACCTCTTCCTCTACACCTACACGGGTATTAGCCCAGCCGCAACCCGGCAGTGGAGCAGCCAAGCTGACTTCGCCTACACCGGCACCACGGCAACGGATGTGAACACCAATGCAAGCAGCGGCACAGCCTTGCAGCTCTCAGCAGTGAGTAACGGCGCCTGGTCCAGTGAGGCACCGCTCCCAGCTGCAGTCAGCAACGGTGCGGCAATTGTGGGTGATGGAAATGGCAGCCTGTACATTCTCCGTGGAGCTGGGCAGCAAACCTTCTACCACTACAACATCAACACCAAGGTCATCACCGCAAAAACAAACTATGGTGCCGCCGTGAACACGGGTGCGAGCGCGGTGTTCGTCTCCAGCGGAGCAACCGGTTGCGCTGACGCAAGTGGCTGCGTGTTTGCCACCCGTGGCGCGACGACGACGGAGTGGCGACGGTACGACATTACCGCCAATACCTGGACCGCCGCCTCACCTGGCGCTGGGTCACTTACTGTACTTCCACTCACTGCCGCGAATGGCGCATCGCTGGCGTACAATGGGTCGGATACGATTTACTTCCTGGGTGGCAGCACGGCGCCCAGCACCCGATTCTACAGTTACAACTTGGGAACAGGAGTGTGGACGCAACGCTCTGACGTGGACCAAACAGTTGGCCTGGGCGGCGCGTTATCCTACGTTCCAACGAACATCGGCGCCTGCACTGCAGCCGGTGGCTGCGTGTACGCCACCCGTGGAAACAACACGTCCCACTTCTGGAAAGGTACTATCGCCTCCAGTGGAGCTGTCACCTGGTCGTACACCACGAACATCCCAGTATGGACAGGTGACGGCGCGGCTATTCGTCGAGTGGGCTCCTACCTCTACCTTATCCGAGGTACGGCAAGTAATGGTTTCTACCGCTTTGACCTGAGCACCAGCACCTGGACAAGCATGCCAACGTTGCCAACGATCAAAGGTCAAGGGAGCGAACAAGGTTTGGCCTACGATACCGCCACAAACACCTTGTACTCGCTCCGTGGGTACAACGTTGAAGCTACGGTTCTAGCCTTTGACATTACGCGGAACCTTTGGAAAGGCACAGCTATCCCACATGGCTTCTCCACCGCTGGCTTTAGCACAGGCACAATGGCCTATGATACGCAGACTGGATACGTCTACGCTGGTCGGGGCGTTACCTTTAGTGACTGGTGGCAGCTGAATCCAACCACGAATGCCTGGCTCCGCAAAGCAGACGTTCCGCACACACTCTCCACGGGTGCCGATGCGGAGTACGTCAACCACGGTACAGATTCCTACGATGGTGTGTACGTACTGACAGGAAACGAAGCGCAAGGTGACAACGTTGGTTTCTTCTACCGATACAACCCAACGACCGATGTGTGGACCCGTTTAGCAAACACACCGGGTGAACCAACTGCGGGCGCAGACTTGGTGTGGGACGGCACAAACACCATCTACACGGCTCAGGGTGGCACGACGGCGTACTACAAATACGTCATCTCCACAAACACGTGGTCGACGGTGGCCTCCACCATTCCCGTCCTCAACGGGAGCGGTTCATGTGCCGTACGCATCAACGTGAGTGGAACGGACTACATCTACCTTACACGTGCCAATAGTCAGGCAAATATATACCGCTTCAATATTGGTACGGAAACGTGGGATGCCGCTGCAACAGTGGAGAGCGCCCCAGCTGTCCTTGTGGGTGCTGATGCATGCGTGGCAGATGGACAGGGAAACATCCTCGTACCACAAGGTACCACGAACACGAACATGTACGTCTTAGACCCAGACGGCGATTCGAACGGGGTATGGACCACTCGAGCAGTGCCACAGACGTACACCAATGGCCAATTAGTCATGACCACGAACAACGTGATTCTGGGAAACCGCGGCACCAGCACGTCAGCCATTGACCGCTACATTGTAGCTACTGCGAGCACGGGCTACGAAGACTTTGGCCAGTGGACCTCAGAAATTCTGGACTTTGGGGCAGGGCTGTACGGCTTCGGTGGCATTGCGGTGAATGCGGCTGAAGCGACGAACACAACCATGACCGTGGAAACCCGAACGTGCAGCGACGCGGGTTGCGCAGCCAGCGCCACGGATAGTCACTGGGGCTCGTGGACTGCGGTGACAAACACCCATCCAGTGGGAACTGTAAAAACGTCCACGGTGGCGTCCACGCTGGCACGGTACGGCCAAGCGCGCATCACGTTCCGTTCAGATCAAGTAGCAACGCCAACTATCTACGACGTCACCTGGTCATCCTACACCGACGGCACTGACCCCACGAACCCAGTGAGTGCCGGAGCGTACACCGATAATGGGAAGACCGTCAGCATCAACCCAGGTGACTGGACCAATGATGCTACACCCTACTTCGAGTGGACGGGGAGTGACAATGCTGGTGGCATTGGTTTGGAAGGCTTCTACGTCTACTTTGGGACAGACAACAGCTGCACGGATCCGTCTGGTGCGGCGTGCAACGCCAGTAACCTGGCGCACGTCAGTGGCTCACACTACTACGCAGTTGCAGGTGACGGCGTGACCGGTAGCTGGAATGCGGCGTCGCAAAGTTCCACCGCGCTCACCTCCGGCACGTACTACTTGAAAATCATGTCCCGGGATCGCAATGCCAACGTGACCGACGCGGCAGTGACGGGCTTCACCTTCCAAGTAGACGTGGCAAACCCCAGCGCGCCAGGGAGCATTGTGGCTACCCCGGCTGGGTACTCGTCACTGAATAGTTTTGGCTTTACCTGGACTGCGGGGAGCGATACCGGCGGCTCGGGCATCAACCAGTACTGCTACACCACCGAAGGTCCTGGTGCGACCGAAACCTGCGTTAGCGCAGCCACCCTCTCCATTGCAAACATCCAAGCCTACCAAGCGCGAGCCAACGTCTTCAAAGTGCGGAGCCGTGACCTAGCAGGAAACTACTCCTCTGCCTACGCACCAGTGAACTACTACTTCTCTGGGAACACGCCGGCAGCACCGCAGGGCTTGGTGGTGACTCCCACGAGCCAAACGGATAATAATACCTTCTCCTTCTCCTGGGGCTTGCCCAGTAGCTGTCTGGGGCAGACGCCGTGCGATGCGGCGGACATACTCCGGTACTGCTACACCTTGAATGAACTGCCATCAGCAGATACGTGTGGCTACAACACCGCCGGCAGCGCCACCCCCAGCCCAGATGGTGGCTGGACCACCACCACGCAAACCGCGGACCGAAGCCTGGCCGCCTTCTCGGCTGCGACCAAGCAAGGAACGAACACGTTCTACCTGATTGCCGCCGATGCAATTGGAAATATTGACTACACAGCCGTCGCATCAGTGGACTTCACTTTTACCTCCACGGCACCCGGTGCGCCGGGCAGCGTGCAAGCCATTGACTCTTCTGATCGCTCCACCAAACGGTACTCCGTAACCCTCACCTGGGACGAACCCACAGACAAGGGCTCAGGCGTGGAGCAGTACGCCATCTACCGCTGTACCAAAGAGTCAGCAACTGCAACGAATTGTGATGGCCCATCCACAACCGATGAACCACCCACGAATTACAGCCGCATTGCAACCAACAAAACGCTGGGCTACCTGGACCTTGGTTTGGACAGCACCAAAGTGTACGCGTACTTCCTCCGCGCGGTTGGCACTGGCGGCGCACTCTCTGGAAATTCCAGCATCGTAGCCGAGCAGCCCGAAGGTCGGTTCACTAGCCCGCCACCAATTGTGGAGGGGCCAATAGTCGCTCCAGACTCTTTTGCTGCGGTCGTGACCTGGCGCACCGAACGTACTGCCTCGTCCTTCGTTGAGTTTGGAACGACGGTTGACGCGCTCTCCAAAGAGCAGGGCACGGCAACCCAGATTGACGCGCATGAAGTCCGGGTAACGGGCTTGCAACCAAAAACCACATACTTCTTCCGGGTGAAGAGCATTGACATTGATGAGAACATTGCCTACTCCAGCATTGGCCAATTCACCACCCTGGAAGCGCCCCGCGTGGAGAATGTGAAAATTACCGACATCCGGTTAAACGATGCCATCATTTCCTGGACATCAACCAAAGAAGCAACGGCAATTATCCAGTACGGCCCAACGACAGACTACGGCTTCACCTACACCGCCGCTAGCGGCTTCAGCAGTACGCATACTGTAAAATTGGAAAACTTAAAAGACTCCACCACCTACCACTTCCGCCTGGAAGGTGTGGACCGAGCCGATAACCCAATCGCATCGGACGACTACAACTTCACGACCCTCACCTTCCCAAAGATTTTGACGGTCTCGGCGGAGAACAAAGCAGAGGGGCAGACAGAAGTGAAGTGGACCACAAACGTGCAGACGACCTCAGAAGTGGAGTACTACAATGAGAATGCTGCTCCAAAAACCCAGGGCAACAGCTCGCTGGTTCGGGAGCATAGCATTCTGGTCTTCGGTCTGGAAGACGCCACGGAGTACAAGTTCAAAGTCCGTGGTCGCGACCAGTTTGGCTACGAAGCCGTCTCTGGCGAAAACAAGTTCCGCACCTTGGAAGACACCACGCCGCCTGTTATCAGCGAAGTGAAATCTGAGTCCAATACCGTGGGCTCTGGTGACGCGGCAAAAATCCAAATTATCGTCTCTTGGAAGACCAATGAGCCCACCAGCTCACAGGTGCAGTACGGTGAAGGCCTCTCTGGTTCCAGCTACAGCGCAGAGACCGATGAAAATGCCGAGCGCGTCCGCGACCACCTAGTGGTCATTGGTGGCCTCACGCCAGCCAAGACCTACCACTTCCGGGTGGTTTCAAAAGATAAAGCAGGAAATGAATCCAAATCCCAAGGCTACAGCATTCTCACCAGTCGTGCTCGCCAATCCTTCCTGCAAATCGTCATTGGCAACTTGGAAGACACCTTCTCCTGGCTTGGAGGCGTTGGGAACCTCTTCGGTGGATAG